From the Musa acuminata AAA Group cultivar baxijiao chromosome BXJ1-2, Cavendish_Baxijiao_AAA, whole genome shotgun sequence genome, one window contains:
- the LOC135595050 gene encoding acyl carrier protein 1, mitochondrial-like, producing the protein MASALRGAILGHVRVPIRTLDRLGSLSCLQTSIRSMSSHGDDHLTREEVVDRVLDVVKSFPKVDPAKVNPDVHFQTDLGLDSLDNVEIVMALEEEFKLEIPDKEADQIVSCPLAVEYIAAHPMAS; encoded by the exons ATGGCATCCGCGCTGCGAGGGGCGATCCTTGGTCACGTCCGCGTCCCGATCCGAACCCTAGACCGGTTGGGATCCCTCTCATGCCTTCAGACCTCGATTCGATCGATGTCGTCCCACGGCGACGACCATCTCACCCGTGAGGAGGTGGTCGATCGGGTCCTCGACGTCGTCAAGAGCTTTCCCAAGGTCGATCCCGCCAAG GTGAACCCGGACGTGCATTTCCAGACGGATCTGGGGCTGGATAGCTTGGACAATGTGGAGATTGTGATGGCTCTGGAGGAGGAGTTTAAGCTGGAGATCCCCGACAAGGAGGCCGACCAGATCGTTTCCTGCCCCCTCGCCGTCGAGTACATCGCCGCACATCCGATGGCATCTTGA